The genome window GTCGAGCAGCCGTTCGATCTCGGCCATGAAGTCTTCGTTTGCCGGTTCTTCCTTGCGGGTCATCGGGTTGTCTACCTTTTCGCCCTTGAGCCAAGCCGAGACCTGCGAAACGTAGCGGCTGAACTGGTCCAGGTATCGACCTTCGTCCACGAGGCCCATCGACACGCGCACCTCGTGATCGATGCGATCCATGAGCTTGTCACGAACCTGGAAAACGAACTTCCGGTGTTCGTGGTATCCGCCTGACACGGGCTCCTGTTTGAGGAACTCGTAGACCGACACCGCCTTGACGAGCTCCTCGAGTTCGTCGAGAACTCCAAAGGGAGAGAGGCATCCGTACCGGGGGCTCTGCCCTGCGTTCATGATCATCAGCTTCATCTCCCGGGGCGAGGCTCCTGAGCGGCCCTCGTAGTTCGGATAGCCATCCGACTCCTTGGCCACCTTTTCCCGTTCTGAGCGCAGATCGCGAAGCTGATCGGAGGTGTAGCCCTCAGGCAGCTCGTCGCCCGCGTAGAGCAGCGCCTTGTCCATGGGCGACAGGCGTCCCACGAGATCGGCGGTGTTCTTGGCGTACTTTTCGATCATGGGCTTGCGCATGCGCGTGAGGACCGCCCACAGCGCGGCCACCCAGGCGACGTGGGGGGCGACGTGGCCGCTGCCACCGCTCATGACGGATTGGATGTGCGCCTCGTAGATTTGCTGCTCGACCTTGTAGTCGAGTAGGTAGGGCGCCCGCACCAGCTCCATGCGTCCCTTGAAGGACTGAAACTCGGGGATCTCCTTGAACGCTGCCAGGTAGCCCTCGTTCGACGAGGCCAAAAAGACGGTGTCGACCTGCAAGGTGACGGCATCAAGTGAAACCTGTCCGTCTTCCACGGTGCCAAGCAGGTACTTGAAGGCATCGAGCGGCCGCTTGAGCAAGTCTGCGTACTCCACCAGGCCCCGGTTGGCGTCGACGAGTTCGCCCTGGTACTCGTATAGCGGAAGCGCGCTGATGGCAGGTGGCAATCCCGCGAGGTTTTTGCCCACGGTAAGTTGCCGAGCCGAGGCGTCCACGGCCAGCTGCGGCCCCACGGTCGCAACCCCGACCCGGTAACGGCGGGACAGGTAGAAGCGCTCGACCTGGACGTGACGAAGCACCTTCGAGAGGTCCCCGTGGTACGTCACCAGCAGCGCCTCGTACACCTGTCGGTTGCGAGGGCTGAGGTCTCCTTCGAGCAGGATCTCCGCTGGACGAAAGCCATCGGACATGGGCCCCGCCAGCAATTCGTCGAGCAAGGCGCGACGTCGCTCCCGCGGAATCAGGAGGAGCGGATGGTCCTTGAGCTCGTCGACCAGCTTCGACTCCACGAGGTCTTCGTCGAGCGTCGCGTACGAATCGCCCACCGGCGCGGGCTCGGGGCCCCGATCCCCGAACCCTATGCCGCCCTTGACGAGCTTCTGAACGGGGAAAATCCAGTTGAAGCGATAGAGCGCGCCCGCGGGGAGGCTCGCGTAATGTTCCATAGCGCGCTGCACACATGAAATGAACGTAGACTTGGCGCTTCCATTGGGGCCATGCAGCAGAATAAGCCGATTGGTCGTTCCCTCACGGGCAAAGTTCGCCAGCAGGCGGTAAACGGAATTTTGCACCTCTTCCTGCCCCATGAGGTGGTCGCGACCGCCGTCCCAGGGACAGTCGAAGAGGCGGAAGCGCTTTTGGGGACCTCGGGGGCCTGTGACCGTCTCCGTGCCGAAGTG of Myxococcales bacterium contains these proteins:
- a CDS encoding serine protein kinase PrkA encodes the protein MSLPLYFGRGPRGSYAKASGVNGQPADVLVGIHPYIGKQFMVDTFDARNWLGTLASDTRDTYAQNRRVMSFGEYLTLFGESPQQQARSAAEYVRDVFDHFGTETVTGPRGPQKRFRLFDCPWDGGRDHLMGQEEVQNSVYRLLANFAREGTTNRLILLHGPNGSAKSTFISCVQRAMEHYASLPAGALYRFNWIFPVQKLVKGGIGFGDRGPEPAPVGDSYATLDEDLVESKLVDELKDHPLLLIPRERRRALLDELLAGPMSDGFRPAEILLEGDLSPRNRQVYEALLVTYHGDLSKVLRHVQVERFYLSRRYRVGVATVGPQLAVDASARQLTVGKNLAGLPPAISALPLYEYQGELVDANRGLVEYADLLKRPLDAFKYLLGTVEDGQVSLDAVTLQVDTVFLASSNEGYLAAFKEIPEFQSFKGRMELVRAPYLLDYKVEQQIYEAHIQSVMSGGSGHVAPHVAWVAALWAVLTRMRKPMIEKYAKNTADLVGRLSPMDKALLYAGDELPEGYTSDQLRDLRSEREKVAKESDGYPNYEGRSGASPREMKLMIMNAGQSPRYGCLSPFGVLDELEELVKAVSVYEFLKQEPVSGGYHEHRKFVFQVRDKLMDRIDHEVRVSMGLVDEGRYLDQFSRYVSQVSAWLKGEKVDNPMTRKEEPANEDFMAEIERLLDVGTGSKRDEFRRDVISRIGAWSVDHPNRKPDLESIFPRHIERLREAFFSDNKRKIRKINESLLQFLTDGESGLDRETLGVCRTTLSTLTSRFGYCETCAKDAIVMLVRKRYGSS